From the genome of Colletotrichum higginsianum IMI 349063 chromosome 4, whole genome shotgun sequence, one region includes:
- a CDS encoding Ferric reductase like transmembrane component, with amino-acid sequence MAGDLTFGVLVRKQFTAPKLLFHFLFWTFHWGIFAYGWWKQAADARLAGLNTLQYSVWISRGAGLVLSVDGMLILLPVCRTVMRWLRPKLRFLPLDENLWLHRQLAYSMLGFTILHTSAHYINFFNVERTQIRPVTAIQIHYAQAGGVTGHTMLLCMLLMYTTAHARIRQQSFETFWYTHHLFIPFFLGLYTHTVGCFVRDTAESYSPFAGKDYWDHCIGYLGWRWELWTGAFYLIERTYREVRARRRTKITRVVRHPYDVVELQFNKPSFKYKAGQWLFLQVPSLSNYQWHPFTITSCPFDPYVSVHVRQVGDFTRALGDAVGAGSAQAKLYDGVDPMGMYEVALQNGQQMPDLRIDGPYGAPAEDVFENEIAVLIGTGIGVTPWASILKNIWHLRNSPNPPTRLRRVEFIWVCKDTGSFEWFQTLLSSLEEQSNEAARVPGSSGVEFLKIHTYLTQKLDMDTTQNIVLNSVGSDHDPLTELKSRTNFGRPNFSKLFSTMRDGILDRTYLNGLEGSMRTTVGVYFCGPSVAARDIKKACKEATVREVNFRFWKEHF; translated from the exons ATGGCTGGTGACCTCACCTTTGGGGTCTTGGTCCGAAAGCAGTTTACTGCTCCCAAGTTGCTCTTCCACTTCCTCTTCTGGACCTTCCATTGGGGCATTTTTGCCTATGGATG GTGGAAACAAGCCGCGGACGCGAGACTGGCGGGTTTGAACACCCTGCAGTACTCCGTCTGGATTTCAAGAGGTGCTGGGTTGGTTCTCAGTGTTGACGGGATGCTTATCCTGCTTCCCGTTTGCCGAACCGTCATGCGATGGCTTCGGCCCAAACTCCGCTTCCTTcccctcgacgagaacctTTGGCTTCACAGGCAGCTGGCGTACTCGATGCTGGGCTTCACAATTCTACACACCTCTGCCCATTACATCAA CTTCTTCAACGTCGAGCGAACGCAGATTCGACCAGTGACGGCCATCCAGATTCACTACGCCCAAGCTGGCGGTGTCACCGGCCATACCATGTTGCTATGCATGCTTCTGATGTATACGACTGCCCACGCCCGCATTCGCCAGCAGTCTTTCGAGACGTTCTGGTACACTCACCACCTGTTcatccccttcttcttgggcctGTACACTCACACCGTCGGCTGCTTCGTGCGTGACACTGCCGAGTCGTATTCTCCCTTCGCCGGAAAGGACTACTGGGACCACTGCATCGGTTATCTTGGTTGGAGATGGGAGCTCTGGACGGGTGCTTTCTACCTCATTGAGCGTACCTACCGCGAGGTTCGCGCTCGTCGCCGCACCAAGATCACCCGTGTTGTTCGCCACCCCTACG ATGTTGTTGAGCTCCAGTTCAACAAGCCCTCGTTCAAGTACAAGGCTGGGCAGTGGCTCTTCCTTCAGGTTCCGTCGCTCTCGAACTACCAGTGGCACCCGTTCACCATTACCTCCTGTCCGTTTGATCCTTACGTCTCCGTCCATGTCCGTCAGGTCGGTGACTTCACACGGGCTCTCGGTGACGCTGTTGGCGCTGGATCTGCCCAGGCCAAGCTCTACGATGGTGTTGACCCCATGGGCATGTATGAGGTCGCTCTTCAAAACGGCCAACAAATGCCCGACCTCCGCATCGATGGACCCTATGGAGCACCCGCCGAAGATGTTTTCGAGAACGAAATTGCCGTCCTTATCGGTACCGGTATTGGTGTCACCCCCTGGGCCTCGATTCTGAAGAACATCTGGCATTTGCGCAACAGCCCGAACCCGCCTACGCGCCTTCGCCGTGTCGAGTTTATCTGGGTCTGCAAGGACACTGGCTCATTCGAATGGTTCCAAACCCTGCTTTCGTCTCTTGAGGAGCAGTCCAACGAGGCTGCTCGTGTTCCCGGCAGCTCTGGTGTCGAATTCCTGAAGATCCACACTTACCTCACCCAGAAGCTGGATATGGACACGACGCAGAACATTGTGCTCAACTCGGTTGGATCCGACCACGACCCCCTTACCGAGCTCAAGTCTCGCACCAACTTTGGCCGACCCAACTTCTCCAAGCTCTTTAGCACCATGCGCGATGGCATTCTGGACAGAACATACCTCAACGGCTTGGAGGGCAGCATGCGCACAACTGTCGGTGTCTACTTTTGCGGTCCCTCTGTTGCTG CTCGCGATATCAAGAAGGCATGCAAGGAAGCAACTGTTCGTGAAGTTAACTTCAGATTTTGGAAGGAGCATTTTTAA
- a CDS encoding F-box domain-containing protein, which translates to MHLVWVSPLRPLPTLPPVPETQPKKCIPRVRGRESTLQITPTMVSPAPPKKLDDLPDEILLRILSFLHPYDFPGLQLVCRRLQEISLDNNHWRSRTFDESPFLEAIRRRRRQARIVDDDVIDDPLLSAAAQLSHEHEPSPHLYNGETREQRELQRYKDMANWDPSFPTEPVFWYNEYIQRYAPVTTSWLQQPKIRDGNEEDTLDVRGMALYSPNRESNELLVVSPLDDGSVCLWDVKGTRGRKGATIATSQAGILYLDGPQTMGRSRKIDAGVSECISVDSFADKAFVAVQGHLLEVDLNRLQVVGEQMFEWSITALSSAAPGLPLTVGTSLGIHLYDYRARVRSPSETTDQIDVLAADMTSGISARRSRIVFDDPLPPYAPLSQPTPLSILHLPRPCDEYSFSDDIYVAGRFSNILHYDRRTFPSIMGSIHSGARLASLASLPYPFSTVDSEMRRRSDLSAEQVAASKMREGGRTLIAGGEYNTKGSLELYGLCPRLGDSSADLMQSSTMKNRQTSSQSKILSVATQGTRIVFSDGSGLLKWFERDGFTEVRRHKIGHSEVSERPSLFASMPGSDDLARKILSTQTRNGLDNVNDDDVLFWTGEKLGLVGFSSKPGFTADEFEESTPRSEEEAKVEQAEQEYGERMRAALERQAGDVRFVRGLGLGLMG; encoded by the exons ATGCATCTCGTCTGGGTCTCCCCTCTACGCCCTTTACCTACTTTACCTCCCGTCCCCGAAACCCAGCCAAAAAAGTGTATTCCCCGAGTGCGTGGACGCGAGAGTACGCTCCAAATCACGCCCACCATGGTGTCGCCGGCCCCTCCCAAGAAGCTGGACGACCTGCCGGACGAGATTCTCCTCCGCATTCTTTCCT ttCTGCACCCTTATGATTTTCCCGGCCTGCAACTCGTGTGCCGAAGGCTCCAAGAGATTTCACTCGACAACAACCACTGGAGATCGAGGACCTTCGACGAATCACCTTTCCTAGAAGCGatccgccggcggcggcgccaggcCCGCAttgttgacgacgacgtcatTGACGACCCTCTCCTCAGCGCTGCCGCACAGCTGAGCCACGAGCATG AAccctcacctcacctctACAATGGGGAGACGAGAGAGCAGCGCGAGTTGCAGCGGTATAAGGACATGGCGAACTGGGACCCCTCGTTTCCGACGGAGCCGGTCTTCTGGTACAATGAGTACATCCAACGCTATGCGCCCGTCACAACGAGCTGGTTGCAGCAGCCCAAGATCCGAGATGGGAACGAGGAGGACACGCTGGATGTCCGGGGAATGGCACTCTACAGCCCGAATCGAGAAAGCAACGAGTTGCTGGTAGTATCGCCATTGGACGACGGGTCCGTATGCCTCTGGGACGTGAAAGGTACTAGGGGCCGGAAAGGCGCGACGATTGCCACGAGCCAGGCAGGCATCCTCTACCTCGATGGACCTCAAACCATGGGGAGATCACGAAAGATTGATGCCGGAGTCTCAGAGTGCATTAGCGTCGACAGcttcgccgacaaggccTTTGTCGCAGTTCAGGGTCATCTTCTCGAAGTGGATCTCAATCGTCTACAGGTTGTCGGCGAACAAATGTTCGAGTGGTCCATCACGGCGCTGTCTTCGGCCGCCCCAGGCCTGCCACTGACCGTGGGAACCTCGTTGGGGATCCATTTATACGACTACAGAGCGCGGGTAAGGTCGCCTAGTGAAACCACCGATCAGATCGACGTGTTAGCTGCGGATATGACGAGTGGGATTTCTGCACGAAGGTCAAGAATCGTCTTTGACGATCCGCTGCCGCCGTACGCACCGCTTTCACAACCAACCCCGCTGAGCATTCTGCACCTGCCCAGACCATGCGACGAGTACTCTTTCTCGGACGACATTTATGTGGCAGGGCGGTTTTCCAACATCCTCCACTATGACAGACGTACATTTCCTTCCATCATGGGTTCCATCCACTCAGGCGCCCGGCTGGCCAGCCTCGCGTCTCTTCCGTATCCGTTCTCCACGGTAGATAGCGAAATGCGCCGAAGGAGCGACTTGTCCGCAGAGCAGGTCGCAGCATCCAAGATGAGAGAAGGCGGCCGTACCCTGATTGCTGGCGGTGAGTACAATACCAAAGGCTCACTAGAATTGTACGGATTGTGCCCGCGGCTAGGGGACTCGTCGGCAGATTTGATGCAGagctcgacgatgaagaaTCGGCAGACGTCTTCGCAATCCAAGATTCTCTCCGTCGCGACTCAAGGTACTCGCATTGTGTTCTCGGACGGCTCTGGGCTTTTGAAGTGGTTCGAGCGCGACGGCTTCACCGAGGTGAGGCGACACAAGATTGGCCACAGCGAGGTTTCGGAACGTCCGTCCCTCTTTGCGTCAATGCCCGGTTCGGACGATCTTGCGCGGAAGATCTTGTCGACACAAACACGCAACGGGCTGGATAATGTCAACGATGACGATGTCCTGTTTTGGACGGGCGAGAAACTGGGTCTTGTCGGGTTCTCTTCCAAGCCCGGCTTCACCGCAGATGAGTTCGAGGAGTCGACCCCGAGGTCGGAGGAAGAAGCGAAGGTAGAACAGGCAGAACAAGAGTACGGGGAGAGAATGAGAGCGGCCCTTGAGCGGCAAGCGGGCGATGTCCGTTTTGTGAGGGGCCTGGGCCTAGGGCTGATGGGATAA
- a CDS encoding Tyrosine-protein phosphatase non-receptor type 6: MHPAPSLLEAPPKNGSEESGNRPQTGSPSLSHHELPQSQHSPIQQQVQPSLQQQPQQQQQEQQQHQQQQITPQQRQSSQQPPPTPGQSASPPLRKDTNSSISTQATAASAVTNMSADTSNTSYSADTSPNLTSIFHVKDGSDVSNRVRASRRRTGPLSQQQREKAALIRKLGACNDCRRRRVACHPSHHNMTWEDAVRKYHRSHSPTIQDIAPSMSAQRPLSPAPVMNNVKSMYAQDPQEMDIDSPTPPGQHRLSESRIRTPLPTGPRLDKPPMLPGIESLKSDLQTNVSRILSTPSRSRYSSAQVLLLYWQDDPDVSVGNSVKELGEVFDQYYRYTFSITTIPPASEACKSPWRWLSRKITDFVEDRDQRDVLKIVYYNGHSYLDGNREMVLASSKDKDKAETIRWSGIQQVFEEACSDTLIIMDAAFFPSSKMHRQQGVLELVAAAVSEEHFDALDRCTFTKVLTEHLKTRASQRFTSPFSAAELHSKLLSNYPSLVQDKNPEKETITSFPSPLHMQVSGNARLPSILLAPLNIGPLRTSLPFGTEGQQLVLSFRIGDEPIDIDNWTEWLRMMPEGVKDVRVDGPFRPSR, encoded by the exons ATGCATCCGGCTCCGAGTCTGTTGGAGGCGCCTCCGAAAAATGGCAGCGAGGAATCCGGCAACAGACCTCAAACCGGCTCACCTTCATTGTCGCATCATGAGCTGCCTCAGTCTCAACACTCGCCCATCCAACAACAGGTGCAGCCGTCGCTCCAACAGCAacctcagcagcagcaacaagaacaacaacaacatcagcagcagcagatcACACCTCAGCAACGCCAGTCTTCACAGCAACCTCCTCCTACCCCCGGCCAGTcggcttctcctcccctGAGGAAGGACACCAACTCGTCCATCTCAACCCAGGCTACTGCGGCCTCCGCAGTCACCAATATGTCCGCGGACACAAGCAACACATCGTACAGTGCCGACACCTCTCCTAACTTAACATCCATATTCCATGTCAAGGATGGCTCCGACGTCTCTAACCGGGTCCGCGCGAGCAGGAGGCGAACCGGTCCTTTGTCCCAAcagcagagagagaaagccgCCCTCATAAGAAAGCTCGGCGCTTGCAATGACTGTCGGCGTAGGAGAGTTGCA TGTCACCCCAGCCATCACAATATGACCTGGGAGGACGCCGTCAGAAAATATCATAGGTCTCATAGTCCGACGATCCAGGATATCGCCCCCTCCATGTCTGCCCAGCGCCCACTCAGTCCTGCTCCTGTCATGAACAACGTAAAGTCAATGTACGCCCAGGACCCCCAGGAAATGGACATAGACTCCCCAACACCCCCAGGACAGCACCGATTGAGCGAATCCCGCATTCGCACGCCGCTCCCGACCGGTCCCAGGCTCGACAAGCCACCAATGTTACCCGGCATCGAGAGTCTCAAGTCGGACCTGCAGACCAACGTTTCGAGGATACTATCTACAcccagccgcagccgctACTCCAGTGCACAGGTTCTACTGCTGTACTGGCAAGATGACCCTGATGTTAGTGTCGGGAATTCCGTCAAGGAACTGGGGGAAGTCTTTGACCAGTATTACCGGTATACGTTTTCCATCACCACGATCCCGCCTGCTTCGGAGGCTTGCAAAAGCCCCTGGAGATGGCTTTCGCGTAAGATCACCGATTTTGTCGAGGACCGTGACCAACGGGACGTCTTGAAGATTGTCTACTACAACGGTCACTCCTATCTGGACGGGAACCGGGAGATGGTACTCGCCAG CtccaaggacaaggacaaggccgAGACGATTCGATGGAGTGGTATCCAGCAAGTATTCGAGGAAGCGTGTTCGGACACGCTAATCATCATGGACGCGGCCTTTTTTCCGTCTTCCAAGATGCACCGCCAACAGGGCGTTTTGGAACTAGTGGCTGCGGCCGTATCGGAGGAGCACTTCGACGCCCTGGATCGCTGCACCTTCACCAAGGTTCTCACCGAACACCTTAAGACGCGCGCCTCGCAACGCTTCACAAGCCCCTTCTCGGCTGCGGAGCTTCACTCGAAGCTGCTCTCCAACTACCCGTCTCTCGTGCAGGACAAGAACCCTGAAAAGGAAACCATCACGAGCTTTCCCTCGCCGCTGCATATGCAGGTATCCGGAAACGCTCGGCTGCCTTCAATCCTCCTCGCCCCGCTCAATATCGGCCCCTTGAGGACGAGCTTGCCGTTCGGTACAGAGGGCCAGCAGCTCGTGCTGTCTTTCCGCATAGGCGACGAGcccatcgacatcgacaacTGGACCGAGTGGCTCAGGATGATGCCTGAGGGGGTCAAGGATGTGAGGGTTGACGGCCCTTTCCGGCCGTCCAGGTAG
- a CDS encoding Myosin i myo5 yields the protein MGISRRPKDKSAKTGPAGPSGAAGGGGKPKKATYEVTKKKEIGVSDLTLLSKVSNEAINDNLKKRFEGQEIYTYIGHVLVSVNPFRDLGIYTDQVLDSYKGKNRLEMPPHVFAIAESAYYNMKAYQDNQCVIISGESGAGKTEAAKRIMQYIANVSGGESGDIKQIKDMVLATNPLLESFGNAKTLRNNNSSRFGKYLQIHFNAQGEPVGADITNYLLEKSRVVGQIINERNFHIFYQFTKGASQTYRQQFGIQTPETYVYTSRSKCLEVDGIDDLAEYNDTLEAMKIIGLSQGEQDEIFRMLAAILWAGNIQFHEGDDGYAAVSDQSVVDFLAYLLEVTPEQLIKAITIRILTPRNGEVIESPTNPAQAAATRDALAKAIYSNLFDWIVERVNKSLKAKQATSNNIGILDIYGFEIFEKNSFEQLCINYVNEKLQQIFIQLTLKAEQDEYAREQIQWTPIKYFDNKIVCDLIESVRPPGVLSAMKDATKTAHADPAASDRTFMQSINGMSNPHLTPRQGSFIIKHYAGEVSYTVDGITDKNKDLLLKGLLNLFSGSSNQFVHALFPHQVDQDNRKQPPSAGDRIRASANALVETLMKCQPSYIRTIKPNENKSPSEYNVPNVLHQVKYLGLQENVRIRRAGFAYRQTFEKFVDRFFLLSPATSYAGEYTWQGSYQDAVKQILKDTSIPKEEWQMGTTKAFIKSPETLFALEHMRDRYWHNMATRIQRMWRAYLAYRAESATRIQRFWRKKRTGAEYLQLRDQGHRVLQNRKERRRYSLLGSRRFLGDYLGINASMGPGSQIRNAIDISNNEKVVFSCRGEILEAKFGRSSKPSPRILVVTSSKFYIVAQMLVNGQPQISVERSMPLGAIKFIAASTARDDWFSLGVGSPQEADPLLNCVLKTEMFTQMQRVMPGGFNLKIGEVIEYAKKPGKMQAVKVLKDSQQAVDYYKSGAVHTQPGEPPSSVSKPTPKGKPVAARPITRGKLIKPGGPNGRPSRMTNTNRTPQPRPAASTARTGPAATPQLPAAASSAKTGPFGRQQQQQQQQPAAVATSIPTHTKPQAANSAATRMPPPPPPAAPPAKNKIMAKVLYDFAGQKENELTVRAGDMIEIVQKENNGWWLAKNGGSQAWVPAAYVEEQAPAPVVAPRPPPPPPSANGAAARGKPTPPQPPVKRPAAGRKPAVAQPRDSGLSLNGASGSDNSRSNTPTLGNSLADALLARKNAMQKKDDDDDW from the exons ATG GGTATCTCACGACGTCCCAAGGACAAATCCGCGAAGACGGGCCCTGCCGGTCCCTCCGGGGCAGcgggcggaggcggcaagcccaagaaggccaCTTACGAGgtcaccaagaagaaggagattGGCGTTTCGGACCTTACGTTGCTCAGTAAGGTGTCCAACGAGGCCATCAACGACAATCTGAAGAAGCGGTTCGAGGGCCAGGAGATCTACACCTACATCGGTCATGTGTTGGTGTCAGTCAACCCTTTCCGGGATCTGGGCATCTACACCGACCAGGTCCTCGACAGCTACAAGGGTAAAAACCGTCTCGAAATGCCCCCCCACGTGTTCGCTATTGCCGAATCTGCGTACTACAACATGAAGGCGTACCAAGATAACCAGTGTGTCATCATTTCCGGCGAGTCGGGCGCTGGTAAGACGGAGGCAGCCAAGCGCATCATGCAGTACATCGCCAACGTTTCAGGAGGAGAGTCGGGCGACATCAAGCAGATCAAGGACATGGTGCTGGCTACCAATCCTTTGCTCGAGTCATTTGGCAACGCAAAGACGCTGAGAAACAACAACTCGTCCCGTTTCGGCAAGTATCTTCAGATTCACTTCAATGCGCAAGGTGAACCAGTCGGAGCCGACATCACCAACTACCTCCTCGAGAAGTCCCGTGTCGTCGGCCAGATCATCAACGAGCGAAACTTCCACATCTTCTACCAGTTCACCAAGGGCGCCTCCCAGACCTACCGACAGCAGTTCGGAATCCAGACACCCGAGACGTACGTCTACACTAGCAGGTCGAAGtgcctcgaggtcgacggaATCGACGATTTGGCGGAATACAACGACACGCTCGAAGCTATGAAGATTATTGGTCTCAGCCAGGGGGAACAAGACGAGATCTTTCGCATGCTCGCTGCCATACTGTGGGCCGGCAACATTCAGTTCCacgagggcgatgatggatacGCCGCTGTTAGCGATCAGTCGGTTGTTGACTTCCTCGCCTACTTACTAGAGGTGACGCCTGAGCAGCTCATCAAGGCTATCACTATCCGTATCCTCACTCCGCGGAATGGCGAGGTAATCGAGTCCCCCACGAACCCGGCTCAAGCAGCTGCGACGCGAGACGCCCTGGCCAAGGCCATCTACAGCAACTTGTTCGACTGGATCGTTGAGCGTGTCAACAAGTCGCTCAAGGCAAAGCAGGCGACTAGCAATAATATCGGGATTCTCGATATCTACGGATTCGAGATCTTCGAAAAGAACAGCTTCGAGCAGCTTTGCATCAACTACGTCAACGAGAAGCTGCAGCAGATCTTCATTCAGCTTACGCTGAAAGCGGAGCAGGACGAGTACGCACGCGAACAGATTCAGTGGACACCTATTAAGTACTTCGACAACAAGATTGTGTGCGACCTCATCGAGTCAGTCAGGCCTCCCGGTGTTTTGTCAGCCATGAAGGATGCCACCAAGACAGCCCACGCAGACCCTGCCGCTTCTGATCGGACGTTCATGCAAAGCATCAACGGCATGTCCAACCCCCACCTGACACCCCGCCAGGGCAGCTTCATCATCAAGCATTACGCCGGTGAAGTGTCTTATACGGTGGACGGAATTACggacaagaacaaggacTTGCTTCTGAAGGGCTTGCTGAACCTCTTCTCCGGTAGCAGCAATCAGTTCGTCCACGCGCTGTTCCCTCACCAGGTCGACCAGGATAACCGCAAGCAGCCTCCTTCTGCTGGTGACCGTATCAGAGCCTCTGCGAATGCGTTGGTAGAGACTCTGATGAAGTGCCAGCCCTCTTACATCCGGACCATCAAACCCAACGAGAACAAGTCGCCTTCTGAATACAACGTCCCCAACGTACTTCACCAAGTCAAATATCTTGGTCTCCAGGAGAACGTTCGCATTCGCCGTGCCGGGTTTGCCTATCGTCAGACATTCGAGAAGTTTGTGGATCGTTTCTTCTTGCTGTCGCCTGCAACATCGTATGCTGGTGAGTATACTTGGCAGGGCTCGTACCAGGATGCCGTCAAGCAGATTCTCAAAGACACCAGTATCCCTAAAGAGGAGTGGCAGATGGGTACAACAAAGGCCTTTATTAAGTCTCCTGAAACGCTCTTTGCTCTTGAGCACATGAGAGATCGATACTGGCACAACATGGCCACGCGTATCCAGCGCATGTGGCGAGCTTACCTGGCCTACAGAGCTGAGTCTGCTACTCGAATTCAGCGTTTCTGGCGTAAGAAGAGAACCGGTGCCGAGTATCTGCAGCTTCGCGATCAAGGCCACAGAGTTCTGCAGAACCGCAAGGAAAGAAGGAGATACAGTCTGCTTGGCTCTCGCAGATTCTTGGGCGACTACCTCGGCATCAACGCCTCAATGGGGCCCGGCTCCCAGATCAGAAACGCGATAGATATTTCCAACAACGAGAAGGTCGTCTTCTCCTGCCGAGGAGAGATCTTGGAGGCCAAGTTCGGCCGATCCAGCAAGCCTAGTCCCCGCATCCTGGTTGTCACCAGCAGCAAGTTCTACATCGTTGCCCAAATGTTGGTCAACGGCCAGCCTCAGATCTCAGTGGAGCGCTCGATGCCTTTGGGTGCCATCAAGTTCATTGCAGCCTCAACGGCCCGCGATGATTGGTTTTCCCTTGGTGTGGGATCGCCCCAGGAGGCCGACCCCTTGTTGAACTGCGTCTTGAAGACTGAGATGTTCACCCAGATGCAGCGAGTCATGCCTGGTGGCTTTAACCTTAAGATTGGAGAGGTGATCGAGTATGCAAAGAAACCTGGCAAGATGCAGGCAGTAAAGGTCCTCAAAGACTCACAGCAGGCTGTTGACTACTACAAGAGCGGAGCTGTGCACACCCAACCAGGAGAGCCTCCCTCTTCTGTTTCTAAGCCCACGCCAAAGGGCAAGCCGGTTGCTGCTCGGCCCATCACCCGAGGCAAGCTGATCAAGCCTGGCGGTCCCAATGGCAGACCATCTCGGATGACAAACACCAACCGGACACCTCAgcctcgacctgccgccTCCACTGCCAGGACCGGACCTGCTGCTACTCCTCAACTTCCTGCTGCAGCTAGCTCAGCCAAGACTGGACCTTTTGGGcgtcaacaacaacaacaacaacaacaacctgCCGCAGTCGCGACATCAATCCCTACACACACGAAACCCCAAGCAGCAAATTCCGCAGCTACCAGGatgcctcctcccccgcctcctGCCGCGCCTCCGGCGAAGAATAAGATCATGGCGAAGGTCCTTTACGACTTTGCTGGTCAGAAGGAGAACGAGTTGACGGTCCGAGCCGGCGATATGATTGAGATCGTCCAAAAGGAGAACAACG GCTGGTGGCTTGCGAAGAATGGCGGTAGTCAAGCTTGGGTTCCCGCCGCCTacgtcgaggagcaggcTCCTGCTCCCGTCGTGGctccccgcccgcccccacctcctccttcgGCCAACGGAGCGGCTGCCCGCGGCAAGCCTACTCCTCCTCAGCCGCCCGTGAAGCGACCTGCTGCCGGCCGCAAGCCCGCTGTCGCACAGCCGCGTGACTCTGGCTTAAGCCTCAATGGAGCTAGTGGCTCTGACAACAGCCGCAGCAACACCCCGACTCTCGGCAACAGCTTGGCGGACGCTCTGCTTGCTCGCAAGAACGCGATgcagaagaaggacgacgacgacgactggtAG
- a CDS encoding EC90a protein: protein MQFSIFTVLAAAASFAVALPVCDATTTATTTSAAANPSPTTSGAANPSPTCGKLGDFHKTTVKAGQTLTTIAERFHSGICDIAWQNKLENPNVIFVGQVLLVPVNVCNPDNTSCLVPVGEATCVTGGPATYTIKSGDTFFAVAQSLGITTDSLTGANPGVVPENLQIDQVINVPVC, encoded by the exons ATGCAgttctccatcttcaccgtccttgccgctgctgccagCTTCGCTGTTGCTCTCCCTGTCTGTGACGCCACTACC ACGGCCACTACTACCAGCGCCGCTGCGAACCCCTCCCCTACTACCAGCGGTGCTGCGAACCCCTCCCCTACTTGCGGCAAGCTTGGAGATTTCCACAAGACCACCGTTAAGGCTGGCCAGACCTTGACGACCATCGCCGAGCGCTTCCACTCCGGTATCTGTGACATCGCCTGGCAGAACAAGCTCGAGAACCCCAACGTCATCTTCGTTGGCCAGGTGCTTTTGGTCCCCGTCAACGTCTGCAACCCCGACAACACCTCTTGCCTGGTCCCCGTGGGTGAAGCTACCTGCGTCACTGGCGGCCCGGCCACCTACACCATCAAGTCCGGCGACACCTTTTTCGCTGTAGCCCAGAGCCTCGGTATCACCACCGACTCCCTCACCGGCGCCAACCCTGGTGTCGTCCCTGAAAACCTCCAGATCGACCAGGTCATCAACGTCCCTGTGTGTTAG